The genomic region TGGTCATGCATGAAACAGGCAAAACAGCACATTAACACTAAACTGTAATCATGATCCTCCCTTTATTCAGATAACCCTAAATAAGATCCAGAACAAGCCACTGCTGTCAGAAGTCACATGATTAGTAAAGAGAATCCAGCTGTTGTGTTTCTGgcctcagatgtttgttagagaacaagCAGCAACATGGAGACCAGGGAGAAATTTCAATCAGGGATAGGATCTGGAACAACATGCCGATCTGAACAAATCTCTGATCAGGAGGTGGAGGTCCACTTAGACTGATGGGACAGCATTTATCAGAGAAGCAAACCATGGTAACCagggaggagctgcagaggttcacagctcaggtggaagaatttATTGGTCAACCAGGTGAGTCGATCATAGTTAcgtttacttgagtaaccttttGGAAACAACTGACTTTAGGGAGTAATTTTAATAAACCGTATGTTTTACTTGTTAACATGAAGTATCAGTACTAGCCGATAGGAAACTAGCCAGTGTGAGTAACATCACTGAAAGAAGAACAGGTTCGTTTTAAGTAAAATGTACAAGACACAGAAACAacagtttatgttaaagtgaAGTATAATCTTTGGATGCTCTACCCACCTGACTGGATTTATATCAGTTATGGAAATCCACATTAGTAGATTCAAGCTGCTCTTCATACTTTTGGCCACCAGGTGTCAGTAAAGAGAACAGCGTTGAAAAGCGTCGAAtaatgaactttattcaacACAAGCTGCACGGAGCTTCGTTTGGCCATCAGCAACttctatttctgtgtttgttagCAGCTTATAAGCGAGCTAAAGGCTATCAGAGTAATCAGGGCTACAtacataaaacagtttttttgaaAAGGCTGATAAACATGGAGGGAAGTAGTCATTTTGTGCATCATCCTAAATGTTTTATCAGGTAAAACCTGTCCAGTAAATTGGTATAAtcttttttgtactttattcaTTCTCTCACTCAGAAACTCTAGTTTTCTGAATCTTTCAAAGCTACACCTGTTATCATCACTGCAGTCACTTTTCTCGCAGTAAATGGAGCTGATTCACACAGAAGGATCCTCGTCAAGTACTATGAAGTTTTCATTCACATGACTTCATGTTTCCCTTTCATTTAAATGGTGGTGCTGCAGAAGCATTATAGCGATTTGgattattcagatatttttggATCAAGAAGCAGTTGGTGAAACATACCCAGATGATTTGATCAGAACAGAAGTATTAATATTTCAGCAGTTTCTTCCTGGATACCTGCACCCTACAGAGCATGCTCAGTGGGATCCTGGCCATCGTATTAATTCCCTCTTGAACATGTACCTGTATTTTCCTCCCTTTCATAACtttgttggttggttgtttttccAACTGATTGTCAACTTCTATTAACAAGCCACAGATCAGATTCATTTAAAGATAGAATTTAGTTCAGTTTGTTATGTttaataattcatatttatgttCAACATCCAATCTTCAGTTCATGTTCATCAACTCCAGGTCACCAAACATTAAGCTGCTGTAATTAACTGCAACAGTAAATAGTTTTGAGTCTTTAGATTTGTCAACAGActcatgttttcctctttttaaaagGTGATTCTGACACCATCAACCTGGAGTCTCCAGCTTTATGTTTACTGTCTGCATGCAGAAAACAGAACATGCTAGTCAGACTGTAGTGTTTCTACAGACACGCCTTTTGTTTACTGTTAAAAGGCAAAGTTTCTGCATTTTCTCAGACTTGAGTTTTCAATCCATTCAAGTCCATTTTCAAAAGTACAAACATTcattacagatttaaaaatctCTCATGAATgcttaaaggaaaataaaaaaaatcagttcacTACAATGTCAAGTTCAGAGTCAATTTTGCCAGTCAAATGAACTGGCAAGATTTCCAGTTCATTTGACtggcaattttcttttaatcattaTACAACATCTACAAACTGACAGCACTGCTGGTCTAAAAGCAAATCACCAGCTGAAGGCTAACAGACTGAACCCTGTGGGACTGCAAACACTGACGGCACCAGAACCCTTGAGAATGTGATAAAAATTGTTATGCTTCtataagtgacaaaaataatgaTCCACACATCAGCACCaagtttaaagtgttttatttaaaatctatgaacaaaagcagaaaagtaaCAGAGAGACTGATGGTCATTTCCAGTGTTGTAGTGCAATCAGTGaactaaatatgttttccaGAGAAAATAACTAAACTTAGTAACTATGTAGAACTTGTCAGTGTAACAGGAAGTAACCAGCAGCTTGGAGGAAAGTTCTATGAACAGTGAACATGAGTCGGGTCTGACTTCTAATGGAACCGTTCTACACAGTCCCACTGGCAACGCAAAAACCAATCAGCTCACAGGCAGAGAACTCAAAggtttaaagtgtaactaaccccaaatcaactttcttgtcttaattgtttaaaatggttATTTAGGGTACTATctgtttttcaataaatcatgtaaatttgtttagtaACACAGTCTCTAAACAAATTTCAGTTGAATGGTGAAACACAAAACTCCAAacatttgtctaattttaaggAGTTGAAGggaaaagcaacaaacaaaacaataaataggCAAGAAACTGGATAAGTGAACAGTTCTGTCATCCTGACCACAGCGCTGCTCACCAAGCCTGTCCAAATAAATCAATTcgtcacatgataaattaaaacacgttcaataatttccatttacaTCGATTTGTTTTTCTCGTGTCTCTTTCTactaaagtcttcagtctggtctcaactagcctgttttatttaagggtaattttgtttacagaaacttcagcattcatttcatttgaagttttggttgttttatttatttttaatatttaaaatgtcttccagttccagtgttaaatattctttagtaattaaagtttaatgaaaTTTGATGATGTGTTCTTACATTATTAGTATGACTGTCTGATATTACTTGAAAACGGTCTCAACACAAGAACataattgtttattgcaataacgtctgggacaatttatcatccagcaaactATGTTAATATAACAGGCTTACCGCTCAGCCTTGGCTGAGTCTTTTGGCTCTGCCTGCTTTAATGCTTTCTAACAgggttagttacactttaacATCACAAGTTGTAtcagttttacacatttcaaaTATGTATATTCCAGATATAGCTCTAATGTAAAATCTAACATGTTTCAAGCTGAGCCTGAGAAAATCCTTCAATCTCAGAAGCagtaaagctgctgctgtttagcACAACTTCAGTGTTTTGACCTAAATGCTTCCTGACTGTAACTGCAGATCAGGAGGAAAAGCAACATGGCGGTTGCTTAGGCCAGGTCTTCTTCTCCCTCCTCTTCAaactctccctcctcctctgccgTGGCCTCCTGGTACTGCTGGTATTCTGACACCAGGTCGTTCATGTTGCTCTCTGCCTCGGTGAACTCCATCTCGTCCATGCCCTCGCCAGTGTACCTGTGATGACACAACGTCAGTGTCTGTGTGATGTACAACACGCCGCTATGAATCGCTGCATTGGACTCACCAGTGCAGGAAGGCCTTGCGGCGGAACATGGCGGTGAACTGCTCCGAGATGCGCTTGAACAGCTCCTGGATGGCCGTGCTGTTTCCGATGAAGGTGGCGGCCATCTTGAGGCCGCGTGGCGGGATGTCGCAGACGGCCGTCTTCACGTTGTTGGGGATCCACTCGACGAAGTAGCTGCTGTTCTTGTTCTGAACGTTCAGCATCTGCTCGTCCACCTCCTTCATGGACATACGGCCGCGGAAGATGGCCGCCACCGTCAGGTAGCGGCCGTGGCGCGGGTCGCACGCCGCCATCATGTTCTTGGCGTCGAACATCTGCATGGTGAGTTCAGGGACTGTCAGGGCCCTGGAAGAGAGACTTTCAGTTAAAAGGAAGTTTCTAAAACAGTGGGGTTGATTCTAATCTAAGGCTGGACTGAGCGTCTTCACCGGTACTGCTGGCTGCCTCGGCTCGTCAGCGGGGCGAAGCCCGGCATGAAGAAGTGCAGTCTGGGAAACGGCACCATGTTGACGGCCAGCTTCCTCAGGTCGGCGTTCAGCTGACCGGGGAAGCGCAGGCAGGTGGTGACGCCGCTCATTGTGGCCGACACCAGGTGGTTCAGATCGCCGTAGGTGGGCGTGGTGAGCTTCAACGTACGGAAGCAGATGTCGTACAGCGCCTCGTTGTCAATGCAGTAGGTCTCATCAGTGTTCTCCACCAGCTGGTGGACGGACAGGGTGGCGTTGTAGGGCTCCACCACGGTGTCTGACACCTGTCAGGAGGGGGCGGGATTACAGAGAACAATGGAGCCTAGTTAAGGACCCAGAGGAAGCAGCTATGAGGCAGAGCACCTTATCTGAAGTGATTTGAATGCTGGATGTAAACCTTGGGTGACGGCACCACGCTGAACGTGTTCATGATGCGGTCCGGGTACTCCTCCCGGATCTTGCTGATGAGGAGCGTGCCCATGCCGGAGCCGGTGCCTCCTCCCAGGGAGTGGGTGAGCTGAAAGCCCTGCAGGCAGTCGCAgctctctgcctccttcctcACCACATCCAGCACTGAGTCCACCAGCTCCGCTCCTTCAGTGTAGTGGCCCTTAGCCCAGTTATTACCAGCACCGCTCTGACCTGGAACAGACCCAAGTAGAGAATAAACACTTACTTGTATTAGGACCATCATGACTTAGTCGTCAAAGTTCACTGTAAAGATTTGACTAGTTTTATGATTTCATCTTCAATCCAGATTTCTTAAACCTGAACTAAATCGAGTCCTTTCCCTTCAGGCTGCTTCatgtttccttccttcctggTCAACATTAGATCTATTAGTGAGTTTAAaggattattttccttttcagcctcattcaaaacagaaataatatcaGCTTGTTTCAGTTCACCTGCATCATATTTAACATTAAGGCTCGCATTTCTCTGTGGatttgttaaatacaaaaaatagacAATCTTCCAGTTTTGTGTGGCTGCtctatgcaaataaaatgtaaatatgttaaagCAATGCACTCACCAAAAACAAAGTTGTCAGGCCTAAACACCTGTCCAAAAGGACCAGACCTCACCGAGTCCATGGTGCCCGGCTCCAAGTCCACCAGAACAGCACGAGGGACATACTTTCCACCTACATGAGACAAAAGTAAATTGGactaaagtataaaaaaaaatagaaagaaaaacattttctccattaactgcaataataatttattttctctaattATAAAAGCCAGTGTGCGCAACATGTGGGAGAAAAGTTGTAGCAACCGGTTATCTGTTGCCAACAACTAACCGTTAGCAACAACTCTTCCTAAAGTTAACAGTTGCCGTTAGCAACAGCTAACTAGTAACCATTGAATTGAAATCCGGTGACGTAAAGGCCAGGCCCTCTGGTGGACGGTCGTGGtactaaaatgtttctttgagaTATTGAATTACTTGGACCTCCACTGAAGTAATGGTACACAACTATGAAGCAAACTATGAACCAACCTGACGCCTCGTTGTAATACACGTTGATACGATCCAACTGAAGGTCGCTGTCCCCGTGGTATGCCCCGGTGGGGTCAATACCGTGTTCGTCGCTTATCACCTCCCAAAACTACAAccgaaaagagaagaaaaatattaaactaactAATAGAGCAGAGAGATTTACTGAAAACAACGCAAGCCAACAGTAATGGATAGCATTTCAGCTAACAGCTACGCTAGCTTTGTTCCTGCTGAGCAAGCTGTTGGTTATTTAGCAGCGCAAACAAACTAAGTAATTTTTCAGTCGGTATCCCAACGAATTTAGGCCGAAGTTTCAAGCATGAATACTTTCTAACCTTGGCTCCAATCTGGTTCCCGCACTGGCCAGCTTGAAGATGAACAATTTCCCTCATTTTGTCGAAATAAAGACTTTGTGAACCTTCACGAACAGACAAAGTTGGTGCGCTACTCCACGCAGAGGATTATAAACCTAGGAGGTGGGTGGGAACGTTGCTTAACGGTTGCTACACGCCATTGGATGAGAAGGGTTTCACTTAAATTGTAAACGGTTCCTGATTGGACAATGTAACTTCAGTTCAAACATTGGTTGGAGTGAGCGGGGTTACCGGGTTGCCTTGGAAACCAAAATTAAACCTTTATCAATGCCGCTAGTGTTTTCGCCAAAGATTCTGCTTCACCATATTTTATTGCTTCTTATAGTTACAAGCATATcatgtttaaaactaaattcatctgtatttattttttttgtgatgaaaGTTTATACAGAATAAAtgggcaataaaaataaattaaatacaaaaatgtaaaagttgaaataatgacattttacacGTTGAATGTTTCCATTATAGGTAAGCCTTCTGTATTCTTATGCTCGTTTCATAGTCTGCATTTCATTTCTCGTtagtttattaattttcttataTCTGTGTTCATttgcatgttattttttattttattaaatattttcttacattttctgtgTAATTAATGCTTGTCAGTATGTATTTAATAAACTTGCCAGTTgtctctttttattaaaatttggaCAATTCTAAATAATGTCCAGGATATTTACACAACCTGTCATCCTTGAAAACTGAGTTGTTATGAAGACATCATCCATGAATTTTTACAATGCTCATGTAaccaattttattgtttatttaagaCCAAGGTCTCAGACTGGAAATTGGTATTTCCTAACAACACTGTCGATTTTAAGCCCATCAAGAAGCCAAACAGGAGAGGTAGGAATTATATTAGGAGTTATGAGATGATAGACcgctaaagaataaaaaagataggtgaaaaaaataagaaaatgcacATTAGTAGAGAAGAAGGCATCCAGCACCAATAGATCAGACTGATGCTGGATCACCGCGATTTTAAAAGGTAAGAGATTAGGACTAGTTGAGGAGAAGCTCTGCTATATTTTTAGAAAgctaaagtcttttttttatttttggatttatgtttttgtgtatgtgtgtgcttATGTAGGCAACAATCTGTTTCATTAGCAACTCACTTTGCTGGTTGACCTCCAGTCGCCTACAGAGTGTCCATCCTGTGTGGACTGTAAACTGGACTTATAAGTCCTTGTACAGAGGAGACGTAGCTACGGAACACACACATTCTCACAAATATTAcaccaaactttgttttttcttctttcagaagATACAGTTGAAACCACAAGTTTACATTCACAGAATCACAAGAGACAAACTCATTTCTTTctatctgaagttaaatcagaacttctcttgtttttggtCAGTTACAATTCACAGAATAATTCCTATTTGTTAAATGTCAGAAAGTTTAGCAATAACATTCCTAAAggattttttgtaactttcttcaaattcagaagaaaaCCTCTGATTTGTCACTTGATAGGTCCTGTGTCTTAGAAAATGGTTTTTTGTCCAAAATGAGTACATAGACCACAGAAAAGCCAAACATCTTGTGGAAATGCTGCTGAAGCTGGTAAGACAGATTCATTATCCACAGTCAAACTGTCCTGGACCCTGAAAGGCCGCTCAGCGAGGAAGAAGCCTTTActtcaaaagaaacattaaaggcCAGTTTGCAGATGCAGCGATGAAGATCTTTATTTTTGGAGAGATGTtctgtggtctgatgaaaccGTTTGGCCATAATGACCACCATTAcctttggaggaaaaactgaattttctaGAAGTCTTccaaagtttgttttgcttgtagttttgaaaagtgtggagtccaattacaaatattttctagaTCTGAATTAGTATGgaagaaaaagataaagtatgaatacattttcgTATATAAttgctttttgttctttctgtgaAAATTTAAACAGGGACTGAAATCAATTAGAAACACCCAAAACTATTACAAAAAGGtcaatgtaaagaaataaaagataaaacgaCATGTGTCTGATTATAATCAGGCGTGTTCTTTGACTACACCTCCGTGTCTTTGTCTCAGTTACAGGAGAAAAGGAATCTGAGATGAAGGAGAAAAAACGGAGGTCAGAGGGAAGAGCTGCTGCGGGCCGCGCCTCCCGTTTCTGTTTAACCTGCTCCACTGGAGAGCAGAGCTGCTTTCAACTCCACCTCCTTCCTCCATCTGGGTGGTGTTGAACTGAACAACATGAGGCAGGTAATGGTTTGAGGATGTGGAAACAATAAAAGCACTGACTGTTTATTTACAAGATCAagttaatgttatgtttttaagagTATGTCGTGAGAAAAGTAATGTCAGcatattaaaactaaatgttttagatgttcTGATGACAAAGCACAGTCAACAGCAAATCCTCAGTGTGAATGATTCATCCACTGCCCTCTGGCGGCAGGGGAAGGAACAGCAGGTTGATCTGAAACAGAACACGAGAGACAGAGGAAAAGTCCCAGGATCTCTGGGAAGCCTCCGCTTGAGCTAAGAAATGGAACAAAGAGTTTGTGGTTTGGGTCACTTTTCCAGTTGTTTGCTGCTATTTTGGACCAACATTTGTGGATGATAATCAACAGCGTTAAACAAATGATCCCAACTGCACAGACAAAACATTCTCAGGTTTCTAAACAGGAGTAGGAAAAGGaaattgctacattttatttattcctccTCCCAAACAGAGTCTCTTCAGGAGGAACTGTCGGCTTTTTTCAGGAGCCACTTCAGCAATTCCAGTGAATTCTGGCTTTGACTGGAATTGAGGAGGATATTCTGGGTAGGAATTAATGACTGAGACTAcatagatttttatatttaatttcctgCACAGTTTGGTAATGTTCTGTTtcccagatttaaaaaaaagtgcttgaatttttaGAACAGTTCATTTGAGTGGAACTCACTGAGAAAagatgtttgttctttttccccCTATTCTGGTCTTTATTCCTGTATGGTTGGGTTGAATAGCTGGTATTTTAGTTCTGCTTATAGCATGAAAGCCCAGCCCAGTTAATGTGAATCATTTAACTTTATGTCATTGTACCTAAGCATGTCGAACCACAACTTGACAAAATATGGATTTTCTTTAGCTGAGTCAGATGATTGAAAACTATAGTAAGTagcttttcaataaaacattttttaaatatttgttaaaacgaTCACCATGCTGTGACAGTACGccatgagacagataattgtgaaaagattgatctcctccagCATCTCCCTGAGATGTTATAGTGGTTTGAAGAAAGGCACAGATCCCAAACACTTCTTTTCCCAGTTAGTGATGTCTTTAATGTACTACATAGATACATAATCACAGTCATCACTTTAAGAATACTGCTCTGTcaatacagcaaaaataatccTCACCTTAACACGCAATCATTCAAAAAAGAGATCTCAACCCTGACAAAACTCcataatgcaaaatatattaacaaaaatgcatttccaACTTCTAATTTGAAAGCTTTCTGAGCCCTCCAAATGATATTGGAAGCAACATAAAACCTAAATCAGATGTTCCTTCCATATAAAGATGTTATGGTACAGCTTCAGCAGAAAGTAAACAGGGGAAGGCCATTGCcaaataattagaaaacaaaatcgTAAACTTTCTCATATCTGTGCCTTGATGGTCCTGGAGAACATTGTATTCAACCTAAGAGACCGTTTCAACTTCCATCCAAAAGGTAATGAGAACAActaatcacaaaacaaaaccatcacAGATCTGGATGGAAGGTCTCAGGAGGGATGTAGTGCAGGAGCAACAAGTCCAGAACAGCCTCAGCTTCTTTCTCACTGGAGGAGGATCTTCCTAAAAGGTTGTTTCTACAGGTTAAAAAACCCAATAAGTCCAACCTGCAAACGATCCAGTGGGCCGTTCAAAGAGCAGCATTATAATCACCAGGTCAACCAACTTCAGCCCGATTGGAGCAAAGCAGCATGGCGTTCTGTAAACTTCTGCTCCTGTGCCCAATCCTTAGCAGCTCGTTATGGGTTCCTGTTAGTGAAGGTCGGCTCCAACTTCAGATTCCAAGGCCGGCTGGGGATGATGAGCCAGGTGGATGATGTGGCTAGTACCCATCATCATAATCCCCGTCACATCCATAACctggagggagggagagacagagggGGGAAAGGGAATGACCATGTAGTGAGAGACTCAGGATTGAGTTTATCTTTCCTCTGGTTCAGATCTGATTGTTTTGAGTCAGGTTTGAGTCACTTCCACATGTGGTCCTGAATCCGATTCCTGCTGGAGGTTTCCTCCTGTTGAAAGGGAATTCTTCCTTTCCACTTTCACAGCATGCTTTCTCAATATGAGGAACTGCTGCGGTGACTCAATGCAATGAGCTGGACTGTCTTAGGTTACATTTTATTAACTGGAATCTCAAACTCTAAATGTATGCATTGGACCCATTTGTCTTGTTAAAGGCATTTAAATGACATATCTgttacattcacacagcaggtctcgTTGCTCAACTCtgattttttgctgaaatgtaattttttttttttttatgtggttgttcatattattaattaaatgcgaccgcaatcagacttctgtgtaAACGGTTCAGGATCCCAAAGTGACCGAAGAAGAACATAGATGTCACACTGAAGTAATACAGTTTACAGAAGTAATGATGGATGGAGAAGTTTATGGATGaatgttaaagtttattcagcaatgaGAGTGGAGCGTATCATCACAAGATCataacacaaaagaaacaaataaaaataaagcacaactAAAAAGACAGACTTCTTTTATACGTTCTGAATTCTAATGTCAGCCATTGTTTTCCTctgtatttacataaatatcaaaaaatattgATCAGAATTATCAGAAATATCGCTTTGAAAAATTTCAAAGCGTCTACAACTTAGtaccacatatggaagtggcacagAATCGTTTTGTGGGGTGAAAAGATGGGAATTGGATCTTTCTGACTCCTGTCAAGTAAATAGAATTCATGTCGCATATGGGCAAAAAAACTGGATTTGCATCATATTTgcctgcagtgtgaatgtagccttATTGTGGTATAAAGAGATCTGACAAGAAGACGCTTCAGTTTCTCCAGACTTaacttgttataaaaattagTGATGAGAAAACATTGGAAAATTGACAATATGGTACcacttgtttaaaataaacaagaaaaaaaccaaaaacatatttaaataccAACTAACTACATTTATTCATCAAGCGCTCTCTAAGGTAAAACACCTGCTGTGTGTTTAAACTGACCGTCGCCGCCCAGCAGCTCCATGGCACTGACACAggtctcctcctcttcatcctcttcctcgtcTACATCGTCATACAGGACGGGTCCACTCTCGACAACAACTGCACTGGGCGGGGCCTCTGCAGTCGCTGCCGGTGGGGGAGGGGCTTCAGTCTGACCAAACAATCAGGAAGAGACGCTGATTATTTTCACCACTTTAGTGGCTCATATAGTCAAGACGTGGCACTACAGCGGAGGAGGCAGTAGATGTGCTAAATGTAGCGTTGTAGTGTGACCAACATCTTTCACCTTATTGCAGTAAATGACTTCAGcacctaattttattttttttaataaccccACCAGCAGATCATTTACCTGCATGAAAAAATTAGATATTAATCAGAGCTTTGGAAAACTAATTTtcttcatggttcaaaaagtgagtttttctttgtatttcaaGGTCTTCCCATTATATTAGTTAAGCTAACAAATGTTCACTCCAAAGggttacaaaaaatatcttttggaagttgtctatgttttttcaactgaattaggaTTATTTTTCACTGCTGCatccaaaaatgacatcaatttttctcaatcaggtcaagtttttattctaatttaattaaGAGAAATCATGTTCTGACTAAATTGATAACATTTCtgtgacattatcagttcatttccgTTCACATTTCTCaatcaaaaaaagattttaggagaaaaataaaagttttccaacagagtgtattaattaaatgttataaaCTTGGATTCCtataaattgaataataaacaatgATAAGGAGAAGAACATATAAATTGAACTTTATgtcttcattgtgtaaaattctccgtctcttttctgtcctgatggaatctctcctcctgctcatcactcatTGATCCGGATGTCAGAACAAGtcctgcattttgatgctcatgttgttGCAAATGAAACGTTGGTTCATTTGCAGGTGAGCAAATGAACAGGAAGTTCACCTGCTCCACAGCCAGCTTCTTCTTGGGTTGTCTGCTGATGAACGGCTGCAATCTGCAACACAAGGAGGATTAAAGACATCAAAtctaaaaaatctaaatggaaT from Xiphophorus couchianus chromosome 13, X_couchianus-1.0, whole genome shotgun sequence harbors:
- the LOC114155498 gene encoding tubulin beta-1 chain-like translates to MREIVHLQAGQCGNQIGAKFWEVISDEHGIDPTGAYHGDSDLQLDRINVYYNEASGGKYVPRAVLVDLEPGTMDSVRSGPFGQVFRPDNFVFGQSGAGNNWAKGHYTEGAELVDSVLDVVRKEAESCDCLQGFQLTHSLGGGTGSGMGTLLISKIREEYPDRIMNTFSVVPSPKVSDTVVEPYNATLSVHQLVENTDETYCIDNEALYDICFRTLKLTTPTYGDLNHLVSATMSGVTTCLRFPGQLNADLRKLAVNMVPFPRLHFFMPGFAPLTSRGSQQYRALTVPELTMQMFDAKNMMAACDPRHGRYLTVAAIFRGRMSMKEVDEQMLNVQNKNSSYFVEWIPNNVKTAVCDIPPRGLKMAATFIGNSTAIQELFKRISEQFTAMFRRKAFLHWYTGEGMDEMEFTEAESNMNDLVSEYQQYQEATAEEEGEFEEEGEEDLA